Below is a genomic region from Vibrio pomeroyi.
AAGCCCAAGACCATAACCACCAGACTGTTTATCACGGGCTGACTCAATTCGTGTAAAGGGATCGAAAATCCCTGCTATTTTGTTATCAGGAATACCATCTCCGTCATCTTCTACAGATATGACGCTGTAACGTTTGTCTATGACCTGTTCATATGTAGTGACGACAACATGCGCACTATCACCAGCGTATTTAATGGCGTTACCCACCAAATTGCCGATAACCCTTAGCAACAGTCGCTCATCAATATTTACCATTGAAGTCGGAGTATCTAAATCTCCGATTAAAGTTTGATTGGTTTTTAAATCACTTTGCATTTGGGCAATCAGCATCGAACAGTAGTGCTCAAGGTGCATTAAAGCTAATTTGGAATCATAACGAGACGTTTCTAGTCTGCTGAATTCGAGGATCTCCCCCACCAGCTTATTCATCTCTGCTGTTTCATTTTCCATCCGTTCGAGTAATCCAATGCTCTTGTCATCGACCTTACTTCGTAATAAGTGTAAAGCGAGGTTTTGTCTTGCTAATGGCGTTCTAAGTTCATGAGAGACATCACGAATCAAACGACGCTGCTTTTCGGCCAATGATTTGATTTCAAACGTCATATGATCAAAATCCACCGCTAGTTCATTAAATTCTCGTGTATTTGATTTCAATTCAGAGACGACTTGCACCGAGAAGTCACCTTCCGCTAAACGTCGACTCGCTTCTCGCAAACGATCCAAAGGTTGTTGTAGCCTACGCGCCATAATTAAAGAGAATAAAGACAGGATGATGAAAGCGATAAAGACCTTCATCAAGG
It encodes:
- a CDS encoding histidine kinase sensor domain-containing protein; this encodes MSAKLIRCPDFIAKRKDGLTFQLFSYLTIIIISIFIFQAVAEKALMKALLKVPDSVKHEMLDLAYQANVLIEEGDMDELADWANAQQYYLFVLGKDNHPITHRHMHPHFEFKLRFLRTLDHQLDAVVNRPIFGLPLNGGKSLVIQLPHRFHPAKSFGLYSTLMKVFIAFIILSLFSLIMARRLQQPLDRLREASRRLAEGDFSVQVVSELKSNTREFNELAVDFDHMTFEIKSLAEKQRRLIRDVSHELRTPLARQNLALHLLRSKVDDKSIGLLERMENETAEMNKLVGEILEFSRLETSRYDSKLALMHLEHYCSMLIAQMQSDLKTNQTLIGDLDTPTSMVNIDERLLLRVIGNLVGNAIKYAGDSAHVVVTTYEQVIDKRYSVISVEDDGDGIPDNKIAGIFDPFTRIESARDKQSGGYGLGLAIVKEAMGVMNGHVTAENREGGGLRVNLMFPIDD